From Bacteroidota bacterium, a single genomic window includes:
- a CDS encoding T9SS type A sorting domain-containing protein, protein MEKRLFSIVLLFFGMTACVGLRGQNLLPNPGFEVYSACPGWIAEMWKATGWNNPTNHTGSADYHHVCGTNAWVQVPSNAFGSQMPHAGNAYMGFALFYQSTPGFREYIYCQLTPALGLTAGQTYTISWYVSAGDNSSMATDDLQFYLSAAAPTWVGNWNSMTTYTPQCAIPSGTFITNKLGWNLVSATFTAAGGERYLTMGNFLLDGATSVMANGAGAYNTGYVYFDDGVLQPSVILSADLQELKAEENGNSVALTWETKTETDNLKFEVERSVGDYQHFEAIGERMGAGNSSEALQYVFDDPGYAPGVMNYYRLKVVDNNGESSFSNAVGVETRLSGTHFVNSHPNPAQVGMPIQLTFSMEIAQPIHVLLIDMQGREVRNMTFDGEVGLSKISVPTSGLPAGQYLMRAQSGTELVVKRITLL, encoded by the coding sequence ATGGAAAAGCGCCTATTCTCCATTGTCCTTCTATTTTTCGGGATGACGGCATGCGTCGGTTTGCGGGGCCAAAATTTGCTTCCCAATCCTGGCTTTGAGGTGTATTCCGCATGTCCCGGTTGGATTGCCGAAATGTGGAAGGCCACAGGGTGGAACAATCCTACCAACCATACCGGGAGTGCTGACTACCATCATGTTTGTGGCACCAATGCTTGGGTACAAGTTCCGAGCAACGCATTTGGTTCGCAAATGCCGCATGCGGGCAACGCTTATATGGGTTTTGCCTTGTTTTATCAATCGACACCGGGGTTCCGTGAGTACATCTATTGCCAACTGACACCTGCGCTCGGGCTCACGGCAGGGCAGACCTATACGATTTCGTGGTATGTTTCCGCAGGCGACAATTCTTCGATGGCCACGGACGATCTGCAGTTCTATTTGAGCGCTGCTGCACCAACTTGGGTTGGAAATTGGAATTCCATGACGACATACACCCCACAATGCGCGATTCCAAGTGGCACTTTCATCACCAACAAGCTGGGGTGGAATCTCGTTTCAGCGACTTTCACGGCTGCTGGTGGAGAACGCTATTTGACGATGGGCAACTTCTTACTTGATGGTGCTACGAGTGTCATGGCCAACGGCGCGGGTGCCTACAACACGGGCTATGTCTATTTTGACGATGGGGTCTTGCAGCCATCGGTGATTTTGTCGGCGGATCTTCAAGAGCTTAAAGCTGAGGAGAATGGCAATTCTGTGGCGCTTACTTGGGAAACGAAAACCGAAACGGACAATTTGAAATTCGAAGTTGAGCGAAGCGTCGGGGATTATCAGCATTTTGAAGCCATTGGCGAACGCATGGGTGCCGGAAATTCCTCCGAAGCATTGCAGTATGTATTTGATGACCCGGGGTATGCGCCTGGTGTAATGAATTACTACCGTCTCAAGGTGGTGGACAACAACGGCGAATCCTCTTTTTCCAATGCGGTAGGTGTAGAAACGAGATTGAGCGGGACCCATTTTGTCAATAGCCACCCAAATCCGGCGCAGGTTGGGATGCCGATTCAGTTGACCTTCAGCATGGAGATTGCACAACCGATCCATGTATTGTTGATCGATATGCAGGGTCGTGAAGTCCGAAACATGACCTTTGACGGGGAGGTAGGACTTTCCAAAATATCGGTTCCTACGTCGGGTCTTCCTGCAGGACAATACCTGATGCGGGCTCAATCGGGCACGGAGTTGGTGGTCAAACGCATCACCCTGTTGTAA